GCTGCGGGTGAAGACCCGGAACCCGCCGGTGGCGTCCCGCACCGCGATCCCCAACGCGATCCGGGTGTAGAGGTTCCCGCCACGGGAGAGCGCTTCCCGGTACCAGGGCCAGTTCTCGACCTGCCCGCCCCGGACCCAGCGGGAGCCGAGGACGAGGTCGTTGGTGTCGGCGAGTTCGAGCATCCAGGGCAGGTACTCCGGGTGGTGGGAGCCGTCGGCGTCCATCTCGACGAGCTTGCCGTAGCCGTGTTCCAGCCCCCAGGCGAACCCAGCGAGGTAGGCGCCGCCGAGGCCGTCCTTCACGGTGCGGTGCAGCACGTGCACCCGGTCGGTCTCGGTCGCGAGCTGGTCGGCGATGTCACCGGTGCCGTCGGGCGAGTTGTCGTCCACGACCAGCACGTGCACCGACGCGTCCGTGGCCGCGAGCGTGCGCGCCACGATCGCACGGATGTTCTCCGCCTCGTCGTACGTCGGGATGATGACCAGTGACTCGTCCATGGTGGTGCTCCTTGCTCGCTGGCCAAGGTACCGGTCGGGCGGTGCGAAGGTGCCGCGACGCCACTTCGAACCCGGACAGGGTCCCTACGAACGGGCTGACCGGTGCCTGGGAGCGGACGCGACCGCACGGACGACGGGAGGCACGGCGCGGAACCCGCACCGTGCCTCCCGTCCGTCCGCCGGGTCGTCGATCAGGCGACGCGCGAGGCGGGCGACACCGTCTTCGCGACGTCGCGCTCCGGGATGTCCCCGAGCGCCGCGTCGATCGCGGCCAGCGCGTCGGCGTCGAGCCGCACGCCGGACGCCTTGACGTTGTCGGTGACCTGCTCCGGGCGCGAGGCCCCGACGATCGCCGAGGCGACGTTCTCGTTCTGCAGGGTCCACGCGATCGCGAGCTGGGCGAGCGTGAGGCCGGCCTCGTCCGCGACGGGCTGCAGGCGCTGCACGGCCTCGAGGACCTCGTCGCGCATGAACCGCTTGATCATGTCGGCGCCGCCCTTCTCGTCGGTGGCGCGCGAGCCCTCCGGCAGCGGCTGACCCGGCTTGTACTTGCCGGTCAGCACGCCCTGCGCGATGGGCGACCAGACGATCTGCGACAGGCCGAGCTGCTTCGAGGCCGGGACGACCTCGCCCTCGATGACCCGCCACAGCATCGAGTACTGCGGCTGGTTCGAGATGAGCTGGAAGCCGAGCTCCTTCGCGAGCGCGGCGCCGGCGCGGATCTGCTCGGCGTTCCACTCGCTGACGCCGATGTAGAGCGCCTTGCCCTGCCGGACCACGTCGGCGAAGGCCTGCATGGTCTCCTCGAGCGGCGTCTCGTGGTCGTACCGGTGCGCCTGGTAGAGGTCGACGTAGTCCGTCTGGAGGCGCTCGAGCGACCCGTCGATCGACTCGAGGATGTGCTTGCGGCTGAGGCCGGTGTCGTTGTGCCCCTTCGGCCCGGTCGGCCAGTACACCTTCGTGAAGACCTCGAGGGACTGCCGACGCTCCCCCTTGAGCGCTTCGCCCAGGACGGTCTCGGCGGCGGTGTTGGCGTAGGTGTCGGCCGTGTCGAACGTGGTGATGCCGGCGTCGAGCGCTGCCCGCACGCACTGGGACGCGACGTCGTTCTCGACCTGCGATCCGTGCGTCAGCCAGTTGCCGTAGGTGATCTCGGAGATCTTGAGTCCGGAGTTGCCCAGGTACCTGAATTCCATGGTCCCGACGCTACTGGCTCATGCGGCGGCCAGAGGGGCAGTGCCGGTACCCGTGAGCGTGATGCTACCTGTTCGGGAAGAATTGGTTGACGCTTCAACCAAACAGGTGCAGAATGGCGTACAGTTCAAGTCGATGCAGGCGCATGGAACACTCCGCGCCGCTCGGGACCGCAGACACCGTTCGAAGGACACACCATGACGCTCACCGCTTCCGCCATCCCCGGCTACCAGACCGGTACCTGGAAGATCGACCCGACGCACTCCGAGGTCACCTTCTCGGTCCGCCACCTCGCGATCAGCAAGGTCAAGGGCTCGTTCGAGCGCTTCGACGCCACGCTCGTCACCGCCGAGAACCCGCTCGACTCGACCCTCGAGGCCTCGATCGACGTCGCCAGCGTCAACACCAACCAGCAGCAGCGCGACCAGCACCTCGCGACCGGCGACTTCTTCCTCGCCGAGGAGCACCCGCAGATGACCTTCCGATCGACCGGCATCCGCGAGGACGGCGACGACATGCTCATCGACGGCGAGCTCTCGCTCCGTGGCGTCACCAAGAACGTGACCCTCAAGACCGAGTTCGGCGGCGTCACCACCGACGGCTACGGCCAGGTCAAGCTCGGCGCCGAGGCGACGACCAAGATCGACCGCACCGAGTTCGGTGTGAACTGGAACGCCGCGCTCGAGGCCGGTGGCTTCACGCTCGGCAACGACGTGACGATCAACCTCGACGTGCAGTTCGTCCTCCAGGCGGCCTGAGCACCACACACCCCGGCGACACCGGTCCGGCCGGTCGCCCGAGCCTGAGGTCCGCCTGACCCGCGCGACCTGAGGACACCGAACAGCAGTACTGCAGTACCCGCCTCGACGCCCCGACTCCTCCCCCACGGAGCCGGGGCGTCGTCGTGTCCGGAGGTCGTGTCCACAGATCGGCCGGCGGCCGCTCGTCGAGGGGGCCCGGCGCAGTAGCGTGTGGGGCACGGGAATCGCCCGACCCGAACACGGGTTCCGGTTCGTGGCGTCCACCGCCGCCACACGACCGGCACACAGAACGACCGGCACGACGGAACGACCCGCACCTCGGAACGACCCGCACCACGGACAGGAGCACCCGCATGGCCACCGACTGGATCGCACTGCAGGCCCTCGCCGCCGCCGAGTTCGGCCGCCGCGTCGCCGCAGTCACCGACTGGGACGCCCCCACCCCCGACTCCGAGTGGACCACCCGCGACCTCGTCGCACACGTGGTCGACGAGCAGCGGTGGATCCCCCTGCTCCTGACCGGGTGCGAGTACGCCCAGGCCGAGGCCGACCTCGAACCGATCGGCGACGACCTGACCGCCGAGTGGTCGAAGCACGCCTCCCGTGCGACCGAGGCCTGGCGCGACGCCCCGGCCGACGTCCCGGTGCACCTCAGCACCGACGTCGTCCCCGCGCACGAGTACCTCGCCGAGCAGACGAGCGACATCACGATCCACACGTGGGACCTCGCGCGCGCCACGGGATCGGACGAGACGCTCCCGGACGAGCTGGTCGAGGCCGTGTGGCACCGGTTCGAGCCCAAGATCGAGGACCTCGCCGCCACCGGCCTCTACGCCCCGCCGGTCCGGGTCCCCGACGACGCACCGCTGCAGGTCCGGCTCCTCGCGGTCACAGGGCGTGATGCCAGGGTGGACGCATGACCACCGCCACCACCCGACTCGGCGCCACAGGCCTCGAGATCAGCAGCGTGATCCTCGGCATGATGTCCTACGGCGACCCGGCGAAGGGGTCGCACGAGTGGAGCGTCGGCATCGACGAGGCCCGCCCGTTCGTGCGCCGCGCGTACGAGGCAGGCATCACGACGTTCGACACCGCGAACGTGTACTCCGCCGGCAGCAGCGAGGAGATCACGGGCCAGCTCCTCAAGGAGGTCGCCCCGCGCGAGGACGTCCAGGTCTTCACGAAGGTGTTCAACCGGATGCGGCCGGGTCGCAACGGCGCCGGGCTCTCCCGCGCGGCGATCATGCACGAGATCGACGCCTCACTGACCCGCCTCGGCACCGACTACGTCGACCTGTACCAGATCCATCGCTTCGACCCGCACACGCCGGTCGAGGAGACGATGGAGGCACTGCACGACGTCGTCAAGGCCGGCAAG
This is a stretch of genomic DNA from Curtobacterium sp. 458. It encodes these proteins:
- a CDS encoding aldo/keto reductase family protein, which encodes MEFRYLGNSGLKISEITYGNWLTHGSQVENDVASQCVRAALDAGITTFDTADTYANTAAETVLGEALKGERRQSLEVFTKVYWPTGPKGHNDTGLSRKHILESIDGSLERLQTDYVDLYQAHRYDHETPLEETMQAFADVVRQGKALYIGVSEWNAEQIRAGAALAKELGFQLISNQPQYSMLWRVIEGEVVPASKQLGLSQIVWSPIAQGVLTGKYKPGQPLPEGSRATDEKGGADMIKRFMRDEVLEAVQRLQPVADEAGLTLAQLAIAWTLQNENVASAIVGASRPEQVTDNVKASGVRLDADALAAIDAALGDIPERDVAKTVSPASRVA
- a CDS encoding YceI family protein — translated: MTLTASAIPGYQTGTWKIDPTHSEVTFSVRHLAISKVKGSFERFDATLVTAENPLDSTLEASIDVASVNTNQQQRDQHLATGDFFLAEEHPQMTFRSTGIREDGDDMLIDGELSLRGVTKNVTLKTEFGGVTTDGYGQVKLGAEATTKIDRTEFGVNWNAALEAGGFTLGNDVTINLDVQFVLQAA
- a CDS encoding TIGR03086 family metal-binding protein; the encoded protein is MATDWIALQALAAAEFGRRVAAVTDWDAPTPDSEWTTRDLVAHVVDEQRWIPLLLTGCEYAQAEADLEPIGDDLTAEWSKHASRATEAWRDAPADVPVHLSTDVVPAHEYLAEQTSDITIHTWDLARATGSDETLPDELVEAVWHRFEPKIEDLAATGLYAPPVRVPDDAPLQVRLLAVTGRDARVDA